CCTCGCCCCCGACGACGACCCGGGCGTTCAGCGCCTGCATCTCCTCGGCCGTCTCGATGGTCGGGCCGAGGCGGTCCAGCAGCTCCCCGAGCCCGTCGATGCGGTCGAGGACGCCGGCCCGGACGACCGGGCACGGGTTGTACGGCGGGAAGAAGTCACGGTCGTCCTCGAGGACGACCAGGTCGTTGATGGGTATCTGTGGGTCCGTGCCGAACCCCATCGCGACGTCGATGGTCTCCCCGACGAGGAACTCGTAGCCCAGCACGAGGTTGACGACCGCCACGGTCGGGTCCCACGCCCGTCTCGTCCCCTCGGAGACCCCGTAGTGGTCGAGCAGCCCCGGCCAGCCGTCCGCCCGGTGGTAGAACTCCGGGCCGACCGCGACGGGGACGGGGTTCCCGTCGGCGGCGTACTCGAACAGCCCGGAGAGGGTCGAGATGCCCGTCTCGGCGGCCCACTCGGGCCGAACACAGAGCACGTACGGGTTGTCGAAGGGCGCGGGCGAGAAGCACTCCAGGTCGTAGGCCGCCCGCACGTCCTTCCGCACGCGCTGGTACAGCGTGAGGGGGTCGTCGATACGCGCCGGGGGGCCGTCGTCCTGCAGGTGGACGTACCAGAGGGTGCCGGTGTACTCCCAGTAGGTGTCGACGGCGCCCTCGACCAGCGCCTCCCAGATGGTGCTGGTGCGGCCGTAGCCGATCTCGTGGACCGGCTGGACGTCGAGGACGTGGTTGACGGCTTCGAAGGTCATGAAGCCGAGGATGCGGTTCTCGGTGAAGTGCTTCGAGCCGACGCTGAGCCGGCGGTCGACCGGGATGGTCGGCCCGCCGCCGTCCCCCAGGTCCAGACAGCCACTCACGAGCGACGTGCTCCCGACGCCCGTGGCCGCCCGTGCGAGAAATCGCCGTCTCGACACCCCCTCCATCCGTTGAGGGTAGGAATCGAGGACGTAAGAGCCTCTTGCGGGGGAACTGGTGAGCGCTACTGGTGCCTGTCGCGCTCCGCCATGGCCGCCTCGTCGCCGTAGTGGTCGACGAGCTGGCGCAGTCCCTCGCCGACGGCCCGCATCGCCATCCGGGCGGAGTGATAGTCCAGTTCGTCGGCGACGGCGTCGGCGTCGTGGGCCTGCAGGACCCGGGCGACGAGGACGCGCTCGTGCTCGGCGTCGAGGGCGGGCCCACTCCCGGTCGGATCCACGAGGTGCTTCACGACGAGGTCGCGGAACGGCCCGGGTGCCACGTCGTAGAGGCCGGGGCCGTAAGCGGTCCCGGCGACCGCGCGCCACGCCAGCTCGTCGAGGGAGAGCGACACGTCGGCGTCGCAGGCCGCCAGCGCGGCACGGACCTCGTCCGGGTCCATGTCGCGCAGGGCGTCGGTGAGGACGCCGCCGATGCGGCGGGCGAACCAGTCGGCCTGCCGGTCGTGGAGGGCCTCGCCGGCGGGCGAACACGGCGAGAGCATCACGGCGGAGTACTCCCCGCTCACGTCGTTCCGGGTGGTCGAGAGGTGGACCGTGTGGTAGTCGTTCGCGTCCCAGAACCGGAGCAGGTCGGGGGTCGCCCCGTAGCCGACCCCGAGCCAGTCCACGTCGTCGGCGAACTCCTCGCGGATGCACGAGAGCAGGTGCGAGCCGAGGCCGCGCTCTCTGGCGGCGTGGTGGGTCGCGATGCGGACGACGCGCTCGCCGACCGGGCCGGCGGCGGCCTCGTCGCGCAACTGGCTCGTCAGCACGTCGGGTATCATGTTCCCGTTGATGCGCCCGCCCTCGTAGATGCGTTCGCGGGTCTGCTCGTCGAGGCCGCCCTCGCGGGCCAGCAGGG
This window of the Haloarchaeobius amylolyticus genome carries:
- a CDS encoding glycine betaine ABC transporter substrate-binding protein translates to MEGVSRRRFLARAATGVGSTSLVSGCLDLGDGGGPTIPVDRRLSVGSKHFTENRILGFMTFEAVNHVLDVQPVHEIGYGRTSTIWEALVEGAVDTYWEYTGTLWYVHLQDDGPPARIDDPLTLYQRVRKDVRAAYDLECFSPAPFDNPYVLCVRPEWAAETGISTLSGLFEYAADGNPVPVAVGPEFYHRADGWPGLLDHYGVSEGTRRAWDPTVAVVNLVLGYEFLVGETIDVAMGFGTDPQIPINDLVVLEDDRDFFPPYNPCPVVRAGVLDRIDGLGELLDRLGPTIETAEEMQALNARVVVGGEDARDVALSVLRREGILG